From Nocardioides sp. HDW12B, the proteins below share one genomic window:
- a CDS encoding DinB family protein, with amino-acid sequence MTDQVPEAISAALADADAALARLDDALGRLSDGDLHRAHFDGGWTVAQVVSHINMCAILWLGDLKRIEHDPELSFIFREEVGHDLTGYPPPTIEIARRQLASTRRSLATAGGAVGADVLSRVVEIPDLGTMTVEEWSPLIIGHASGHVEQAFEIMRNREFAPEGV; translated from the coding sequence ATGACCGACCAGGTGCCGGAGGCCATCAGCGCCGCCCTTGCCGACGCAGACGCCGCCCTCGCCCGACTCGACGACGCCCTCGGGCGCCTCAGCGACGGCGATCTCCACCGCGCTCACTTCGACGGCGGCTGGACGGTCGCGCAGGTGGTGTCGCACATCAACATGTGCGCGATCCTGTGGCTCGGCGACCTCAAGCGCATCGAGCACGACCCCGAGCTGTCGTTCATCTTCCGTGAGGAGGTGGGCCACGACCTGACCGGCTACCCGCCGCCGACGATCGAGATCGCCCGGCGCCAGCTCGCCAGCACCCGTCGAAGCCTCGCCACCGCCGGCGGGGCGGTCGGTGCCGACGTGCTGTCGCGCGTCGTCGAGATCCCCGACCTCGGCACGATGACGGTCGAGGAGTGGTCGCCGCTGATCATCGGCCACGCCAGCGGGCACGTCGAGCAGGCCTTCGAGATCATGCGCAACCGCGAGTTCGCTCCCGAGGGGGTCTGA
- a CDS encoding alcohol dehydrogenase catalytic domain-containing protein produces MRAAVLTGLEQVVLEDRPEPEAGPGWVVVKVEAASLCGTDVHQYDGRIDTPFPRVPGHDFSGRVESVGEEVDDSWVGRPVAVKPSLPCGDCPECHTDKPFDCKKKKLIGLWSDGCLTEKVAVPVVNLIPRPDGVEAWQAALLEPLAVGLNTVDRLRIMLGETVVVLGQGPIGLALTRLCALSGAGKLIVTDAREAPFTVSRAYGASDCLDVTQVDARQAVLDLTDGVGADIVIETSGFPASSAMCLDLVRKEGKVAHIGWANDLPPLPVIPIMAKTLTVFGIGGNGGRGQYERAQELVRTGRFDLDPVVTHRFSLDDIEEAFRVASSKSDGAIKVVVEP; encoded by the coding sequence GTGCGCGCTGCTGTCCTGACCGGCCTCGAGCAGGTCGTCCTCGAGGACCGTCCGGAGCCGGAGGCCGGCCCCGGCTGGGTCGTGGTGAAGGTCGAGGCGGCGTCGTTGTGCGGCACCGACGTGCACCAGTACGACGGGCGCATCGACACGCCGTTCCCACGCGTGCCCGGCCACGACTTCTCCGGACGCGTCGAGAGCGTCGGCGAGGAGGTCGACGACTCATGGGTCGGCCGCCCGGTCGCGGTGAAGCCGTCGCTGCCGTGCGGCGACTGCCCCGAGTGCCACACCGACAAGCCGTTCGACTGCAAGAAGAAGAAGCTCATCGGGCTGTGGTCGGACGGGTGCCTGACCGAGAAGGTCGCGGTGCCGGTGGTCAACCTCATCCCGCGCCCGGACGGCGTCGAGGCGTGGCAGGCCGCGCTCCTCGAGCCGTTGGCCGTGGGGCTGAACACCGTCGACCGACTGCGGATCATGCTCGGCGAGACCGTGGTCGTCCTCGGCCAGGGCCCGATCGGGTTGGCGCTGACCCGCCTGTGCGCGCTGTCGGGCGCCGGCAAGCTCATCGTCACCGACGCCCGGGAGGCGCCGTTCACCGTCTCCCGCGCGTACGGCGCCAGCGACTGCCTCGACGTGACCCAGGTCGACGCCCGTCAGGCCGTGCTGGACCTCACCGACGGGGTCGGCGCCGACATCGTCATCGAGACCTCGGGCTTCCCGGCCTCGTCGGCGATGTGCCTCGACCTGGTCCGCAAGGAGGGCAAGGTCGCCCACATCGGCTGGGCCAACGACCTGCCGCCGCTCCCGGTCATCCCGATCATGGCCAAGACGCTGACCGTGTTCGGCATCGGCGGCAACGGCGGGCGGGGTCAGTACGAGCGGGCCCAGGAGCTGGTGCGCACCGGACGCTTCGACCTCGACCCGGTCGTGACGCACCGGTTCTCCCTCGACGACATCGAGGAGGCGTTCCGGGTGGCCTCGTCCAAGTCCGACGGCGCCATCAAGGTCGTCGTCGAGCCCTGA
- a CDS encoding hydroxymethylglutaryl-CoA lyase, translating into MTTRPPAVVDLVEVGPRDGLQNEARTLDVDTRVELVRRLVADGARRVEAVSFVRPARVPQMAGAEEVMDGLRGLDASLIGLVLNRRGAERAAAASCDEVNVVVPVTDDFSVRNQGVPVDGMMEHAAAAVTVAREAGMGVSVTLAVAFGCPFSGIVTTAQVAAVVDRVADLGIDELAFADTVGVGVPPQVLDLAALVADDDRVPRLRFHFHNTRNTGYANAWAATTLDLSGHGGRVALDASVGGFGGCPFAPAATGNIAMEDLVHQLRRAGTPTAAPAPRVDALVGVAGWLAGQLDSPVQALLGKAGDFPGDLPHDLIVGRQA; encoded by the coding sequence GTGACCACCCGACCGCCCGCCGTGGTGGACCTCGTCGAGGTCGGCCCCCGTGACGGCCTGCAGAACGAGGCCCGCACCCTCGACGTCGACACCCGCGTCGAGCTCGTACGACGACTCGTCGCCGACGGTGCCCGCCGGGTCGAGGCCGTCAGCTTCGTCCGCCCCGCCCGGGTGCCGCAGATGGCCGGTGCCGAGGAGGTCATGGACGGACTGCGCGGCCTGGACGCCTCCCTCATCGGCCTCGTGCTGAACCGCCGCGGCGCCGAGCGGGCGGCCGCCGCCTCCTGCGACGAGGTCAACGTCGTGGTGCCGGTGACCGACGACTTCAGCGTGCGGAACCAGGGCGTCCCCGTCGACGGGATGATGGAGCACGCCGCGGCCGCGGTGACTGTCGCCCGCGAGGCCGGCATGGGCGTCTCGGTCACGCTCGCGGTCGCCTTCGGCTGCCCCTTCAGCGGGATCGTCACCACGGCGCAGGTCGCCGCGGTGGTCGACCGAGTGGCCGATCTGGGCATCGACGAGCTGGCCTTCGCGGACACGGTCGGGGTCGGCGTACCTCCCCAGGTCCTCGACCTCGCCGCGCTCGTGGCCGACGACGACCGCGTGCCCCGCCTGCGTTTCCACTTCCACAACACGCGCAACACCGGCTACGCCAACGCGTGGGCGGCCACGACCCTCGACCTGTCCGGCCACGGCGGCCGCGTCGCGCTCGACGCGTCGGTGGGCGGCTTCGGCGGGTGCCCCTTCGCCCCGGCGGCCACCGGCAACATCGCCATGGAGGACCTCGTGCACCAGCTCCGTCGCGCCGGTACGCCGACCGCGGCGCCGGCCCCGCGCGTCGACGCCCTCGTCGGCGTGGCCGGTTGGCTCGCCGGGCAGCTCGACAGCCCGGTGCAGGCACTGCTCGGCAAGGCCGGCGACTTCCCTGGCGACCTGCCCCATGACCTCATCGTCGGGAGGCAGGCGTGA
- a CDS encoding CoA transferase: protein MSAPNGQPHGLDADRPLRGIRVVELGNYIAAPTAGRLLADFGAEVVKVERPRTGDELRTWRLYAGETSMLYRTINRNKRSVEIDLRTEEGRDTVLDLVRRSDALIENFRPGTLDRWGLSADVLSEANPELVVARVSAFGQTGPMAGRPGFAAVAEAFGGMRDLVGDADRPPARVGVSIGDSIAGLYAAFGVVMSLFDREQRRRLAADPVTPSDRHVDVALHEAVFSMMESLVPDYSAYDVLRQRTGGRMEGIAPSNAYLCADETSVVIAGNGDSIFGRLMRTIGRDDLAEDADLAGNAGRWARRDELDEAIETWTRRLPRAEVLRVLDEASVPAGPIYRAEDIVDDPQYRARGMVQHLPIEVEGAVREVAFPGIVPVVGQVSLPIETLGPDLGQDTAWMLGLLGRGPDAGTPTAGRDPDPDPDTDTDTEDEATA from the coding sequence GTGAGCGCGCCGAACGGGCAGCCGCACGGGCTGGACGCCGACCGTCCGCTGCGTGGGATCCGCGTCGTCGAGCTGGGCAACTACATCGCCGCGCCCACGGCGGGCCGGCTGCTGGCCGACTTCGGCGCGGAGGTCGTCAAGGTCGAGCGGCCCCGCACCGGTGACGAGCTGCGCACGTGGCGGCTCTACGCGGGCGAGACGTCGATGCTGTACCGCACCATCAACCGCAACAAGCGCTCGGTCGAGATCGACCTGCGCACCGAGGAGGGGCGCGACACCGTCCTCGACCTGGTGCGCCGCTCCGACGCCCTCATCGAGAACTTCCGCCCCGGGACCCTCGACAGGTGGGGGCTCAGCGCCGACGTGCTCAGCGAGGCCAATCCCGAGCTGGTCGTCGCCCGCGTCTCCGCCTTCGGCCAGACCGGTCCGATGGCGGGCCGGCCGGGCTTCGCCGCCGTCGCCGAGGCGTTCGGCGGCATGCGCGACCTCGTCGGCGACGCCGACCGGCCACCGGCCCGGGTGGGCGTGTCCATCGGGGACTCCATCGCCGGCCTGTACGCCGCCTTCGGCGTGGTGATGTCGCTGTTCGACCGGGAGCAGCGGCGCCGGCTCGCAGCCGACCCGGTCACCCCGAGCGACCGCCACGTCGACGTCGCCCTCCACGAGGCGGTGTTCTCGATGATGGAGTCGCTGGTGCCGGACTACTCCGCCTACGACGTGCTGCGCCAGCGCACCGGCGGTCGGATGGAGGGCATCGCCCCGTCCAACGCCTACCTCTGCGCCGACGAGACGTCGGTCGTCATCGCCGGCAACGGGGACTCGATCTTCGGTCGCCTGATGCGGACGATCGGCCGTGACGACCTCGCCGAGGACGCCGACCTGGCGGGCAACGCCGGCCGGTGGGCCCGCCGCGACGAGCTCGACGAGGCGATCGAGACCTGGACCCGGCGGCTCCCGCGCGCCGAGGTGCTGCGCGTGCTCGACGAGGCCTCGGTGCCGGCAGGCCCGATCTACCGCGCCGAGGACATCGTCGACGACCCGCAGTACCGTGCCCGCGGCATGGTGCAGCACCTCCCGATCGAGGTCGAGGGAGCGGTCCGCGAGGTCGCGTTCCCCGGCATCGTGCCGGTGGTGGGCCAGGTCTCCCTGCCGATCGAGACCCTGGGTCCCGACCTCGGGCAGGACACGGCGTGGATGCTGGGCCTGCTGGGGCGCGGTCCCGACGCCGGGACCCCGACGGCCGGCCGCGACCCCGACCCCGACCCCGACACCGACACCGACACCGAAGACGAGGCCACCGCGTGA